From Streptomyces sp. SAI-135:
CGACAACTCCCGTGACCCTGCCGTGTACCCGGTCAGCACCCGCGTCCATGCCGAGTGGACCTTCCGCTCGGCGAAGACCGCCGGGGGCGAGTTCGCCCCGGTGCCGCTGTCGACGGTCCGCTTCAGCCCCGAGCTGGCCCTGGACAGCACGGCGAAGGCGGGCAGGCGGTTCGAGGTGCCGTTCACCGTCGAGGGAGCGGCCGCGGGACAGCGCCCGGCGAAGCTCGCCTTCCAGGTGTCGTACGACGAGGGACGGACCTGGCAGCCGGCCAAGGCCGTCGGCGGCACGCACCTGTCGCTGAAGCACCCGGCGACGGCGGGTTCGGTCTCCCTGCGCGCGGAACTCACCGACCGGTCGGGCAACACCCTGACCCAGACGATCGAAAGGGCCTATCTGACCACCCCGTGACCCCTGACGGGCGCGGCTTCGCCCGGGACGGCCTCGCCGCTGTCCCGGGCGCGGGCGCGCCCGCGCCCGCGGCAGCCGGTCAGTCTCCGCAGGCGCACCCTGCGGCGGCCTTGTCCGGGGTGTCGGCGTCGGCCTTGACCACGTACACCTCCCAGGGCTCCTTGTCCTGGAGGGCGTAGCAGCACGAGGTGTCACGCTCCTCGAACGCGGCCAGGCCGGCCTCCCTCAGCCGGGTGAGAGCTGAACCCGGCACAGGCCGAGGGCCGTCTACCCGTGCCGGGCGCGGCCGGGCAGACTGGAGCGTCGGCACTCAGCGCTCCCGGGGGGGGCTTCGTGATCAGAGCACGCCGTAGCGGCACCAGACGTCCACGACTGATCGCCTCGCTGGCGGGCCTGCTGGCGGGGAGCGCGCTCGCCGTCTGCGGAACCGGCGCGGCCGCGGCACCCGCGGTCGGCTCCGCACCCTCCACCGCCTCGCTGTCCGGCGCGGCCTCGGCCCTCGGGTCCCTGGGAATCGCCGGGACGACCTGGGCGGTCGACGAGCGCACCGGACAGCTGCGGGTCCTGGCGGACTCCACGGTCGCGGAAGCGGACCTGTCCACGATCCGCCGGGCCACCGGGCGTTTCCCGGGCGCCGCGACCGTCGAACGGCTCGACGGCCGGCTGCGCACCTTCGTGTCCGGTGGCGACGGCGTCCACGCCTCCGGCCGGCGCTGTTCTGCCGGGGTCAACGTGCGCGGCGGCACCACGTACTACTTCCTCACGGCCGGCCACTGCACCGACGGCCTGCCCACCTGGTACACCAGCTCCGCCCTGACCACGCAGATCGGCCCCACCACCGGCACCAGCTTCCCCGGCAACGACTTCGGAGTGGTGCGGTACGCCAACCCGGACGTACCGCACCCCGGCACCATCGGGACCGTGGACGTCACCGGCACCGCCTCCGCCTTCGTCGGACAGAGCGTCTGCCGACGGGGAGCGACCACGGGAGTGCGCTGCGGTGTGGTCACCGCGCTGAACGCAACCGTCAACTACGGGGACGGCAGCAGCGTTTCCGGACTGATCCGGACCAACATCTGCGCCGAGCCGGGCGACAGCGGCGGACCGCTCTACGCCGGCGACAAGGTCATCGGCATCCTCTCCGGCGGTTCC
This genomic window contains:
- a CDS encoding S1 family peptidase is translated as MIRARRSGTRRPRLIASLAGLLAGSALAVCGTGAAAAPAVGSAPSTASLSGAASALGSLGIAGTTWAVDERTGQLRVLADSTVAEADLSTIRRATGRFPGAATVERLDGRLRTFVSGGDGVHASGRRCSAGVNVRGGTTYYFLTAGHCTDGLPTWYTSSALTTQIGPTTGTSFPGNDFGVVRYANPDVPHPGTIGTVDVTGTASAFVGQSVCRRGATTGVRCGVVTALNATVNYGDGSSVSGLIRTNICAEPGDSGGPLYAGDKVIGILSGGSGNCSTGGTTYYQPIQEVLNAYGLSVY